CCGGCGAGGCCGAGAAGCGGCCCACCCGGCCGCTTCCGGTCCGGCCGCGCGCCGGGCTGTCGCTGGCCCGGCCGGAATACGCGGTGGTGCGGCGCAATGCGGCGTTCCGGCGCACCGCCTCGGCCGCCGCGCGCGGCGATCGGGTGCGGCACAACGGGATCCGGCCGCTGTTGCAGACCCGGCACGGCGGCCCGATCCGCATCGGTGACGAGATCGCCCCCCGCACCCTGCCCTCCGGGCCGGAGGTTCGGCTGGTCACCGTGAGCCGGTTGTCCCGGGAGAAGCGGCCGGAGCGCGCGATCGAGGCCCTGGAGTTGTTGCGCAACAGCGGGGTTCGCGCCGAACTGACCATGATCGGGGACGGCCCGCACCGCGAGCGCCTGCACCGCCGGGCCGCGGACCTGCCGGTGCGGTTCCTCGGGCACGTCACCGACCGGGACGCGGTGGCCGCGTGGGTGGCCGCGGCCGATATCGCGATCTGCCCCTCCCCTGCGGAGACCTTCGGACTCGCGGTGCTGGAGGCCCTGGCCTGCGGTACGCCGGTGGTGGTGCCGCACGACGGCGCCGCGCGAGAGTTGCTGGGCCCGGCCGGATCCGGGATCGAATGCGACGGCACCCCGGCCGGTCTCGCCGACGGCGTCCGCAACCTGCTCACCGTACCGGCCACCGATCGGCGCAACGCGGCCCGGCTGGCCGCCGAGCGCTTCCCGTGGTCGACCACGGTGGCCGGGATGCTCGCGCTGTACGCCGACTACACCGGGATGTGACCGCGGCGCGGTAGCGGACACCGGACGAATCACCCCTTCCGGTCGGCACATCCTGCCGGGAACAGTCACCATGATCGGGTGGCAGGGCAATTCGTACCCATTCCGGACTGGTTCTCCTGGGAGAACCAGGACTGCGGCGTCGCCGTGGCCGATCTCGACGGCGACGGCGAACCCGACGTCGTGGTGCTGATGGTCGACGATCCGGCGGGCCAGAACACCGGCAACTACCGGATCGGCACCCGGCTCGCCGCCGACGGCACCGTATCGTCCTGGGGTCCTTGGCTTTCCGTACCGGACTGGTGGGGCTGGGAGAATCAGGGCGCGGGTATCGCGCTGGCCGACCTGTCGGGTTCCGGCCGGCTCGACATGGTGGTGTTCACCGTCGACCATCCGGCCCAGGGCAATCACGGAAAGTACCGGATCGCACGGGATCTCGCCGCGGACGGGACGGTGACCGGCGGCTGGACGCCCTGGCTGGACATTCCCGACTGGTACGGCTGGGAGAACCAGGGCGCCGACATCTGCCTCACCGAGATCGACGGTGAGCACGTACTGGTCGTGCTGACCGTCGACAATCCGGCCGGCCAGAACTCCGGGCAGTTCCGGCTCGGCAAGGGACTCACCGCCGACGGCGCGGTGACGGAATGGACGCCGTGGCTGGCGGTTCCGGACTGGTGGGGCTGGGAGAACCAGGGCGCGGGAGTGACCGTGGCCGACCTCGACGGCGACGGCCGCCCCGAACTGATCGTCTTCACCGTGGACCATCCCGCCGACGGCAACGCCGGGCTGTACACGGTCGGCTGGGGTCTGGACGGTACCGGGCACTGCGTCGACGGCTGGAGCCGCTGGTCGCACGTGCCGGACTGGGGGTTCGCGCAGAATCAGGGCGCCGCCGTCGCGGTGCTGCCCACCGGTGCGGCGCTGCCGAGCCTGGTGGTCCTCACCATCGACAATCCGGCGGGCGGCAACGAGGGCTACCTGCGGGTGCTCGACCCGGATCTCGATGTGGCACAGGGCGCCACGCTCGGCGCGTGGCGAATCCTCGACTTCGGCACCGAGATCAATCCGGTGCACGCCGCCCTGCTGCACACCGGCGACGTGCTGTTCTACGCGGGCTCCGGCAACGATCCGGATCGGGAGCCGACCCACGACTTCGCCACGCGCGTATGGCATTACCCGCGTCCCGGACTCGCCGCGCCACCGCTGGGCGTCGACATCTTCTGCTCCGCATCGGCTTTCCTGCCGGACGGGCGGGTGCTCGCCGCGGGCGGCACCGAACAGTACGACCCCTTCTTCGGGCTGCGCGACGCGCTGCTGTTCGATCCCGCGACCCTGGCCTGGAACGCGGTGCCGGACATGACCTTCGGACGCTGGTACCCGAGCCTGGCGGCGCTACCGAGCGGGAAGGTGGTGGCCACCTCGGGACTCGGCACGGACGGATTCCTCGCGGAGACACCGGAACTGTTCGATCCCGCCACCGCGACCTGGTCGCAGCTGCCGGTACCCGGCCCGATCCCGATGTTCGCCCATCTGGTGCTGCTCACCGGCGGCCGGTTGTTCTACACCGGCGGCCAGTACGGCGGCAACAACGGGATGCACCCCTCGATCTGGGACACCGCCACCGGCGCGGTGACGGTGGTGGACGGCCTGGCCGATCCCGATTCGCGCAACCAGTCCACCAGCGTGCTGCTGCCACCCGCCCAGGGCCAGCGGGTGATGCTGATCGGCGGCGGCGGATACGATCCGCACCAGCCCTCACCCGCCACCGCCGACACCCACGTCGCCGACCTGAGCGCCGCCACCCCGGTGTACCGGCCGGGTCCGCCGCTGGAATTCGCGCGCATGCACGTCAGCGCGGTCGTGCTGCCGGACCGGACGGTGCTGGCGTGCGGCGGCGCGACCATGGAGGAGATGGGCACCATGGCCCCGCCCCACGCGGAACTGCTCGACCCGGCCACCGAGACCTGGAAACCGACCGCGCCGCAACGGGTTCCGCGCCTCTACCATTCGGTGGCGCTGCTGACGCCGGACGGCAAGGTGATCACCGCGGGCTCCAATCCGGCCCGCAAGACCGAGGAGACCCGGATCGAGGTGTTCTGGCCGCCCTACCTGTTCCGGGGACCTCGGCCGGATCTACGACTCGACACCGAAACCGCCGGCTACGGCGGCACGCTCACCGCGACCACCACCGCCACCGTGCGGGACGTCAACCTCCTGCACCCCACCGCGTGCACGCATTCCTGCGACAACAGCCAACGCCTGATCGACCTGCCGTTCACCGGATCCGGCACACTCACCGTGACACTGCCGGCCGATCCGGGCCTCGCACCTCCGGGCTGGTACCAGGTGGTCGTCGTGGACACCGACGGCATTCCGTCACCCGGCCGCTGGATACACCTGGGCTGAAACCGTTCACAGCCGGGCGCCGCCGGTGGCGTCGATCACCCGGCCGGTGACCCAGCGCGCGTCGTCGGAGGCCAGAAAGGCGACGACACCCGCGATGTCGTCCGGCGTGCCCACCCGGCCGAGCGCGGCCAGTGCCGCCGCACCGGCCTCGGCCTCGGGGTTGCCGCGCAACCACCCGGCGTTGATATCGGTGTCGACGATGCCCGGGGCGACCGAGTTCGCCGTGATACCACGCGATCCCAGCTGGGCGGCCAGATTCACGGTGAAGGTGTCCAGTGCCCCCTTGGTCGAGCCGTAGGCGATGCCATCCGGCATCGCCAGACGCGCCGCGCCACTGGAGATGTTGATGATCCGGCCGCCGTCGCGCAACCGCCGCAACCCTTCTCGCACGACGAAGAACGGCGCGCGCAGGTTCACCGCGAAGACGCGATCGAACTCGTCCTCGGTGAGCGCGAAAATATCTGCGGGACTGTTGGTTCCGGCATTGTTCACGATGATGTCCACGCCGGGCGCCGGGGCGGCGGCGTCGAAGGCCGCCCACAGCCGGGCCGCGTCACCGTGTTCGCCGAACGCCGCGTGCAGCGCGAACGCCCGCCCACCACCCGCACCGATCCGTGCGACGACCGCCTCGGCGGCGGCGCGATCGGCCGCGTACGCCACGGCCACCATCGCACCGTCGCGCCCCAGCCGCTCCGCCACCGCCCGCCCGATCCCCCGGCTCCCGCCGGTCACCAGCGCGACCTTGCCGTCCAGTACTCCCATGGCCACCCTCGCTCAATTGTTGGTCGGTCAATCAAAAAATAAGGTAGCAAGTTATTTGAACGATCGCTATACAATTGGCGGATGGCTGACGCTCCCCGGGGCCGACCCCGTACCTTCGACCGCGATGCAGCCCTGACCGCCGCGACCCGCCTGTTCTGGGAGCGCGGCTACCACGCCACCTCGCTGTCGGACCTCACCACCGCGATGGGCATCCGCTCCGCGAGCCTGTACCAGGCGTTCGGCGACAAACGCGCGCTGTTCCACGAGGCCGTCGCCTCCTACTCGGCGACACCCGGCGCCGACTTCGTCACCACCGCCCTCGCCGAGGAGCCAACGGCCCGAAGCGCTTTCGCGCGAATACTCCACGAGGCCGCGCGCTTCTACAGCGACCCGTCCCATCCCCCCGGCTGCCTGGTGATCACCGCCGCCACCAACATCACCACACAGGACAGCGCCGTCGAGGAGTACCTGCGCGAGATGCGCCGAGCGAACCTGGACACATTCCGCACCCGCCTGGCCGCGGCGCAACGAACCGGGGAGTTACCCGCCGACACCGCTACCGACACCCTCGCGAACTACTTCGCGGTGGTCGTCCAGGGCATGTCCCAGCACGCCCGGGACGGCGCCGACACGGACACCCTCACCGGCGTCGCCACCGCGGCGATGGCGGCATGGCCGGCCGGTGATCACATCGCGGCGGTACAACCGGGTGGATCACACGACGTGGCCGCACAACCCGCCGGACCACCACAGCGGGCCGCTCGGGACGGTACCGAACGGATACGCCGACCGGCGTCGTTGCCGTGGCTGTGACGGCGTAGCCCGGATGACGTGCGGGCTCAGCCGCGGAAGGTGCGGGCCGTGGCGAGGGTGGCGAGGCGGTTCTCGTTACCCGAGTCGCGGAGTTCGACGCGGCCGAGGCCGTCGATGAGGCGGGCGGTCGCGACGACCGGGCCGACCCGGGCGGCCTGCAGATAACGGAGGCCGAGGAAGCTCAGACTGTCGCCGGGGGCCAGCGACAGCACCGCTTCCTCCGCGGCGAGGGCGATCAGGCCGCCGTTGACGGTGTTGGAGGCGTTGAGCCCGTCCTCGGTGCGCGGCAGTACCGCCACTCCGGGCCCGCGGCGTTCACATCCCGCCCGATCCGCGAGGGGCATCGCGAGCCGCTCGGTCGCGGCGGGCATATCGATGCTGAGGTCGCCGTGGAACTGGACGTCCGGATTGGGCGCCACCATGAAGGAGGCCGCGCCGAACGCCACCGGCACATCGTCGACGGTGCATTCGGTCTCGGCGACGAAGACCGAGCGGCCCACCTTCACCGTGCGGCCGATCATCCGCACCACGCCCGCACCGGGCAGCGGCCGGTACAGGTTCACGTCGAGCTCGAGGGTGACCGGCACCCGCGGCCCCATGATCAGGGCCGCGAGCAGACCGGACACCGTATCGGCCCAGGTGGCGAGGATCGAGGTACGCAGGTGAGCGGTGCCGGGAACATGCATCTCCGGCGTGATCTCGGCGGTGCCGTGCAGCTCGTCACCGACCTTGCGGGTGGCGAATCCGAGTTCGCGGAGTATGTGCCGGCGGTCCTCCAGCCTGGTCTCGACGGTCACTGCGCACTCCTCACCTTCGGCACCCAACCGGCCGGACCGGCGGGACTCTCAGTAGATAATGCAGTTCTACTATTCGGCAAGTAGCATTCTCACTACTGAGATTATTGATTTCAAAGTTAGCACCCGGCTGCCGCGGTGAGGTTGCGACGCCGAGTTGCCTGGATCACACTCACACTCACTGCCCAGGGGCGTCCTGCCAGCGCCGGAGCAGCCGGCCGGCCTCGGCGGCGAGCTGATACTGCAAGAATGGGCCGAAACTGATTCGCGCGGCACCGGATTCGGCGAACTGCGCGCGATCGCCGACCTCCGGCGAGGTGACCGCGTTGACCGGCAACGGCAATGCGGCCGTCAGCCGAGCCAGGGTGCCCGGATCGTGCCGGCCGATCGGATACAGCACATCGGCCCCCGCCTGCGCCGCCAGCAGCAACCGCGCCACCGCACGATCGAAACGATCCGCCGGATCGCCGACCGCGCGCAGGAAGAGATCCGTGCGCGCGTTGATCACCAGCGGCACCCCGGTCGCATCGGCCGCCGCCCGCAACGCCGCCACCAGATCGGCATGCTCCTGCGGCTCGCGCAGACGGCCACCCTCACTGTGCACGGTGTCCTCGATATTGAGACCCACCGCACCGGCCTCCAGCAACCCCTCGACCAGCCGAACCGGTTCCAGCCCATACCCCGATTCCGAATCCACGGACACCGGAATGTCCACCGCGCCGGTGATCTCCCGAACCCGCCCCAGCACCTGCGCGAAAGCCATCCCCTCCCCGTCCTGAGCGCCGACCGAGGCGGCGAGCGGATGACTGCCCACCGTCAGCGCCCGAAAACCACCCTGCTGCACCAGATCCGCCGACCAGGCATCCCACACCGTCGGCAACACCACCGGATCCCCCGGCCGATGCAACCCGAGAAACGCCACCGCCGTCTCCGCACGTGCACTCATCTCTCATCTCCTCCTGTCGTTGAACAACAACCCGAAACCGAAACGCCCACAGCACATCTCGTACCCGCCGAACCGGACCGCCCCACCGTCCGGTCCCAGCCTGCCGCAACCGCCGCCAGCACACTCATACCCGTCATGCCGGAACGCCGTACCCGTCCAAGTCCCGCCCACCGAGGCTGCCCCGCACATCTCGTACCCGTCGTACCGGAACGGCCTACCCATTCGGTACCCGCCCGCGGCACATCTTGTACCCGCGTACCGGAACGCCGCGCTCGTCCAGTCCAGCCCGCCGAGGTTGCCCGCAGTACATCTCGTACCCGTCGTACCGAACGCCCCGCCCGTCCAGTCCCGCCCGCCCGCAGAAACCGGTGGCACATCGCGCATCTCTCGTGCCAGAACGCCCGCCGGCCGGTCCCCGTCCGCCGAGGCCGCCAGGAACCTTCCGGTCTCGGCCGGGCCGCTGATTCACACACCGAAACCCGTACGCCAACTGGCGTATCGCGGCTTCCATCCGAGCGAGCGAGCGAAACCGTTGGCGGCGCCGCGCTCCCATCCGGCCCGCCCAGGTACCGGCCCCGGGGTGGGCGCACCGAAGGCTGCCGCCAACACCGGCACCCATTCCCGCCCCGGCGCGGGCTCGTCGTCGACGATGTTGACCGTGCCGGTCGGCCACTCCAGCGCCTCGACGGTGGCCTGCGCCGCGTCCTCGACGTGCACGAAGGACGAAACCGCGTCGTTCGCCACCAGCGTGGCCATGAATCCGGCCGCCGGATCGGAGGTGTCGCCGTGCAATACCGCATCGGCCAGTCCGCCCCGCCTATACCAGGTACCCGGCCCGTACAGCAGTCCGTACCGCAACACGACATGGTGCGGCAGCTCCGCAACCGCCTCCTCGAGCGCCCGCACCCCCGCCACCGTGCGAGCCCTCGGCAGGTCCGCCTCCACATCCAGCGGAACAGCCTCGTCCGCCGGCTCCTCCCCCGGTGCATAGGCCCACGAAATCGACTGCGCAACAATCCGTTCCACACCCGCACGACGCGCCGCATCCACCAGATGCCGAGTACCGACCTCCCGGATCCGGCTGTTCTCGGCCGGTGCGCCACCACTGAGTGCGGTCAGCTGATGAATCACCACGTCAGGCGCGGCATCGGCCACAACCCGCGCCACCGCCTCGGCATCGAAGACATCCAGCCGCACCCCCTCGGCGCCGAGCGCCCGCACACTCTCCACCCCGGCCGCACTCCGCGAGGTACCGGTCACCACATGCCCGGCTTCGACCAGAGCCGCAACCAACGGCCGACCGATCGCCCCGGTGCCACCCGCCACGAATATC
This DNA window, taken from Nocardia sp. BMG111209, encodes the following:
- a CDS encoding glycosyltransferase, producing MMRIVQLANFYTPASGGLRTCVDEIGRGYLAAGHERVLVVPGLTDTDEITPAGRRITVRGPRFGGTGYHMLTARRTRPLLEELAPDVIECSDKLSVRWLAPWARRAGVPLVLFSHERIDAILRARVPRGFPLSAAADVANRRLAARAEKIVVTSGFARTEFTRIGAGNVHRVPLGVDLDTFHPQAVARLDPDVVAIRPPGEAEKRPTRPLPVRPRAGLSLARPEYAVVRRNAAFRRTASAAARGDRVRHNGIRPLLQTRHGGPIRIGDEIAPRTLPSGPEVRLVTVSRLSREKRPERAIEALELLRNSGVRAELTMIGDGPHRERLHRRAADLPVRFLGHVTDRDAVAAWVAAADIAICPSPAETFGLAVLEALACGTPVVVPHDGAARELLGPAGSGIECDGTPAGLADGVRNLLTVPATDRRNAARLAAERFPWSTTVAGMLALYADYTGM
- a CDS encoding galactose oxidase-like domain-containing protein yields the protein MAGQFVPIPDWFSWENQDCGVAVADLDGDGEPDVVVLMVDDPAGQNTGNYRIGTRLAADGTVSSWGPWLSVPDWWGWENQGAGIALADLSGSGRLDMVVFTVDHPAQGNHGKYRIARDLAADGTVTGGWTPWLDIPDWYGWENQGADICLTEIDGEHVLVVLTVDNPAGQNSGQFRLGKGLTADGAVTEWTPWLAVPDWWGWENQGAGVTVADLDGDGRPELIVFTVDHPADGNAGLYTVGWGLDGTGHCVDGWSRWSHVPDWGFAQNQGAAVAVLPTGAALPSLVVLTIDNPAGGNEGYLRVLDPDLDVAQGATLGAWRILDFGTEINPVHAALLHTGDVLFYAGSGNDPDREPTHDFATRVWHYPRPGLAAPPLGVDIFCSASAFLPDGRVLAAGGTEQYDPFFGLRDALLFDPATLAWNAVPDMTFGRWYPSLAALPSGKVVATSGLGTDGFLAETPELFDPATATWSQLPVPGPIPMFAHLVLLTGGRLFYTGGQYGGNNGMHPSIWDTATGAVTVVDGLADPDSRNQSTSVLLPPAQGQRVMLIGGGGYDPHQPSPATADTHVADLSAATPVYRPGPPLEFARMHVSAVVLPDRTVLACGGATMEEMGTMAPPHAELLDPATETWKPTAPQRVPRLYHSVALLTPDGKVITAGSNPARKTEETRIEVFWPPYLFRGPRPDLRLDTETAGYGGTLTATTTATVRDVNLLHPTACTHSCDNSQRLIDLPFTGSGTLTVTLPADPGLAPPGWYQVVVVDTDGIPSPGRWIHLG
- a CDS encoding SDR family oxidoreductase: MGVLDGKVALVTGGSRGIGRAVAERLGRDGAMVAVAYAADRAAAEAVVARIGAGGGRAFALHAAFGEHGDAARLWAAFDAAAPAPGVDIIVNNAGTNSPADIFALTEDEFDRVFAVNLRAPFFVVREGLRRLRDGGRIINISSGAARLAMPDGIAYGSTKGALDTFTVNLAAQLGSRGITANSVAPGIVDTDINAGWLRGNPEAEAGAAALAALGRVGTPDDIAGVVAFLASDDARWVTGRVIDATGGARL
- a CDS encoding TetR/AcrR family transcriptional regulator yields the protein MADAPRGRPRTFDRDAALTAATRLFWERGYHATSLSDLTTAMGIRSASLYQAFGDKRALFHEAVASYSATPGADFVTTALAEEPTARSAFARILHEAARFYSDPSHPPGCLVITAATNITTQDSAVEEYLREMRRANLDTFRTRLAAAQRTGELPADTATDTLANYFAVVVQGMSQHARDGADTDTLTGVATAAMAAWPAGDHIAAVQPGGSHDVAAQPAGPPQRAARDGTERIRRPASLPWL
- a CDS encoding hotdog domain-containing protein, with amino-acid sequence MTVETRLEDRRHILRELGFATRKVGDELHGTAEITPEMHVPGTAHLRTSILATWADTVSGLLAALIMGPRVPVTLELDVNLYRPLPGAGVVRMIGRTVKVGRSVFVAETECTVDDVPVAFGAASFMVAPNPDVQFHGDLSIDMPAATERLAMPLADRAGCERRGPGVAVLPRTEDGLNASNTVNGGLIALAAEEAVLSLAPGDSLSFLGLRYLQAARVGPVVATARLIDGLGRVELRDSGNENRLATLATARTFRG
- a CDS encoding isocitrate lyase/phosphoenolpyruvate mutase family protein, with amino-acid sequence MSARAETAVAFLGLHRPGDPVVLPTVWDAWSADLVQQGGFRALTVGSHPLAASVGAQDGEGMAFAQVLGRVREITGAVDIPVSVDSESGYGLEPVRLVEGLLEAGAVGLNIEDTVHSEGGRLREPQEHADLVAALRAAADATGVPLVINARTDLFLRAVGDPADRFDRAVARLLLAAQAGADVLYPIGRHDPGTLARLTAALPLPVNAVTSPEVGDRAQFAESGAARISFGPFLQYQLAAEAGRLLRRWQDAPGQ
- a CDS encoding NAD(P)-dependent oxidoreductase, producing MRIFVAGGTGAIGRPLVAALVEAGHVVTGTSRSAAGVESVRALGAEGVRLDVFDAEAVARVVADAAPDVVIHQLTALSGGAPAENSRIREVGTRHLVDAARRAGVERIVAQSISWAYAPGEEPADEAVPLDVEADLPRARTVAGVRALEEAVAELPHHVVLRYGLLYGPGTWYRRGGLADAVLHGDTSDPAAGFMATLVANDAVSSFVHVEDAAQATVEALEWPTGTVNIVDDEPAPGREWVPVLAAAFGAPTPGPVPGRAGWERGAANGFARSLGWKPRYASWRTGFGV